The following coding sequences are from one Octopus bimaculoides isolate UCB-OBI-ISO-001 chromosome 3, ASM119413v2, whole genome shotgun sequence window:
- the LOC106867324 gene encoding uncharacterized protein LOC106867324, whose translation MKIMETEISLETLEQQYILKIKLAIAFAILRNKPKEIPTRQYVEGLMSDYQKQISDLPDDSYNTNRNQLISCQQQLINQLESSNLIFQDAESSNILTPPPSGKRLTNQLDSLDRMLTNHTCFLQSSFNLRSVSHLLQDQHKITKVIEHTVIDSTKIIYSFLLTDIHKITLPCVGSTLKASMKICDLAPHNSNLRNSFKTFTADFQNAVIKKVILNDKITQLKKRDYIKLLSEFMHCHESKELLLTTLYNYASKFFNYIKKLSLNMRNLEDPVFFENNYFILCCLAECLAELISEHNLMPSQNFITDLTNSIENCFSLIEDTFPLIAHALWQIMVIIHNIPPPNKNGKNSNLILKHI comes from the exons AGCAACAATACATCCTTAAAATCAAACTTGCCATTGCTTTCGCTATATTGAGAAACAAACCTAAGGAGATTCCAACCCGCCAATATGTTGAGGGCCTCATGTCTGACTACCAAAAACAGATTTCTGATTTGCCAGATGATTCTTACAATACTAACCGAAACCAATTAATCAGCTGCCAACAGCAATTAATTAATCAGCTGGAATCCAGTAATTTAATATTTCAGG atgCAGAATCTAGTAATATTTTAACACCTCCACCTTCTGGAAAACGTCTGACTAATCAGCTAGATTCATTAGATCGTATGCTGACGAACCATACCTGTTTCCTGCAGAGTTCATTTAATTTAAGAAGTGTTTCACATCTTCTCCAAGACCAACACAAGATCACCAAAGTTATTGAACACACAGTGATTGATAGTACGAAGATCATTTATAGTTTCCTCTtaacagatatacataaaatcacattACCTTGTGTTGGTTCCACTTTAAAAGCTTCAATGAAAATTTGCGATTTGGCCCCTCACAATTCAAATCTTAGAAACAGTTTTAAAACTTTCACTGCTGACTTCCAGAATGCAGTCATCAAAAAAGTGATATTAAATGACAAAATTACTCAG ctTAAAAAGAGAGACTACATCAAGTTGTTGAGTGAATTTATGCATTGCCATGAAAGCAAAGAACTACTTCTAACCACTTTATATAACTATGCCAGCAAATTCTTCAACTACATTAAAAAACTTTCTTTGAATATGAGAAACCTTGAGGATCCAGTCTTctttgaaaacaattattttattctttgttgtcTTGCTGAATGTCTTGCTGAGCTGATCAGTGAACATAACTTGATGCCATCACAGAACTTCATCACCGATTTGACCAATTCCATAGAGAACTGTTTCTCTCTAATAGAAGACACATTCCCATTGATTGCTCATGCCTTGTGGCAAATTATGGTGATCATTCATAATATTCCTCCTCCgaacaaaaatggtaaaaattcCAATTTAATTCTAAAGCACATTTGA